From the genome of Pseudarthrobacter sp. NIBRBAC000502772:
GGGCTGGTCGGGGGAGTCGTCGCTGGCAAGAGAAGCCAGGGAACGCCGGGGGACACCAGGTGACTGCTATTGGTTAGGATCCGAGCAATTGGAATGGATTTCCGACATCATATGGCACCGGCCCGTCGTAAGTGACTGGCCTCTCTCGAATTGACTGCCAGATCGGAAATGGGCACAAGTCGAATCGCCAAACCGCAGCCCGTCGGTAATCTGCCGCGACAGTATCCAGTTCAGTGACAGCCTGACCAGTTGCAGCAGTCCATTCTTGTCCACAGCATGTCGACGACACACCAGCGCGCAACTCAAGATTCAGCGACCCCCGGGAACATACTCACACAGCGTTGGGAACCCGCAAGCACAGACAAGGTGCCTGCGCACGAATTCGAGACCGTCGGCTTGGAGACTCACTAAGCCCCTCCGCCGATACCTGCAGTCTTGGGTGGTGATTCAGGATACGCACGGAGTGGGCACGCGTCGTGCATTCGGTCTCTACTCGCTGCGCTGGTGGGTCCATTAGGACCATCGCTCGTATTGTCCGAGATGTCCATGACGCCGATGGCCCGAAGAGGAAGCACATGCGGAGATTGTCCAAGCCAGATATTCCCCTCAGCCGCAGCCCGCGACGGTCTCGACACACACTTGTTGGCGCCTCACCCCTTCACAACGCCGTGCTCGTCTCCGCGGGGCCACACCAAGAGACGGGCCATACCAGGAGGCCTCCTGCGCGCCGCGCGTGCGGGCCGGCAAAGACGGCACGAGGACACGAGGACACGAGGACGCGGTTAGTCTTCCACGTCCGACTGTTTCACGTGAAACATTCCGGCCCCGGTGACGGCTTCGTGAATGACAAGATCTCGAGCGTACTGTTTCACGTGAAACGAACTAGGCGCGCTGTTTCACGTGAAACAAACTGAATGAAATCCCCGTCCAAGCCTTCCCGGGATGGGATGCTAAGAACGCCGGCTTCGCGCGTGCTGGATGCTATCTCCTGAGGCCAACTCCCAGATGGCCGCAACCCCACGTCAAGCTAGTTGGGCCACGACCGAAAATTCGAAGAGACCCGGGCCACCCGTACACACCCCAGCCACACGAGGAATACACTTCTCACCCCGGGAATGCTCAATACTGCCGGGCGCCCTCGATCCTGCCACTGGGCCCTGTGGACGATTGCGTGACAGCTGAGCCTTCGCCCACGCCCTGCGGTCCGCTGCGTCGATGGGGGACCGTCAGTCTGAACCAGGACAGGAAGACCGTGATCGCCGTGTACCTGCCCGTGGCCAAAATAGGCGCTGTGGCTTCTCCGCCACGCACACGTCCGTTCGCAAGACCGCTGCGGCTGCCGTCCGGTCAGCGAAGGACGGTACCAGAGCCACCTTGCTCGGTCATCAGCGCAGGACGGCATCGGAACCACCTGCTCGGTCTCCATCACGTCAGTCCGCACTGCTGCTCCCGACCGGAGCGACACGCGTCGGCATGTGCCGTTAGGATGCGCGTCTGATCAAGGCACCAGGCACCCAGCTGCGAACGCATCCTAAGGCAGGTCATGAGTCATCTGGCCAATGCCGACTTTCATGCTCGAACGGCGGAGCCTAGGTGCCCGACCAACTCCACACCAAAGACCTGGAGCAGGTGATGAATGCCAGCGGAGGACTGAATCGTATCCATCCGAAGTGTGACTATTCGGTTCGACTGGAGGGTTCCATCGCGCTGATGTCCACCGACTTCGAAGTTATCCCCAAATGTTATCCACACCGATATCCACAGGCTTATCCACCGGCCTTCAAACCGTGGACACGGTACCCCTGGTGCCGGACTTTGGATCAGCCGACACCCTCAAGCCGGAGTTGCTCCCAGGACAACTACCACGGCCGAAGCGCATGCGCACGTCGGACTGTAAATATCGGCGAAAATCCAACTATTGAAGTCGCTTTCCGCCCGGAGAGAGAGTCCCGATCGGGCCTTGGTAATGTTTCACGTGAAACGGGACTGCAGACGATATCCAATGCTCGTGCGGACCGCTCGTTGCCGGATCCGATGGTGTGGGCCGAATCTCTTCGTGATCCCTGCCACCAAGGAACCTATCCACAAAGTTATCCACAGTGATATCCACCATGTTATCCACCGCGCAGTTCACACCTTCGGGCCCAAGGCTGACTTGGCCCCATCTGTTGTTGTGGCAAGTTTGCCGCACACGATGATGAAGAGTGGGCCGAGGAATCATAGTTCCCCGAGCATTCTCTTTCCCATAAAACAGGCTGTTGCCCGTCTGGCTAGCCGATTCATTCTCGGCAGGGCCATGATCCGACGTGACTGCAATTGTGGCCGCTTCCCGATGTCGAGTCCGAACCTCTCCGAACAGTCGCGTCTGTTTCAAACTGCTGAACAACAAGACGACTCGGCTTCCACCAATTCCTTCCCGTCCCGGACACTCCAAGACTGGGGCTATTCTGTGCACCCCGCGGCCACGTCCTAGAGGGGCGAAGCCAAGTCGCGGAGCTGGTTCAGAGACGCACTATGGCGAGCTACCCAGCGTCATGCTGTAACGACTTAGAGTGTCGCAGTCCTGCCCAGGGCGGTGGTCCCGTATGACGCAGCCGGCGACACTGTTGGCCAAGCCAGGGGGACCGAGGCACCCTCCTGACATTCGTGTGTATCGAGGCACCCTGCAGATTCAGTTCCGTCCACATCCCGTCTCCACAAAAGGCTATTAGACGAAAGGCCCCGGGGCCGAGGTCGTACGTGCCTGCCTACCTGCCTACCTGCCTACCTGCCTACCTGCCTACCTGCCTACCTCAGCCGATGCTACCGGTGCGCCGGCGTGCGCCAACAGCCCGGCCCTAGCCCGAATATCCGGAGATGCCTCAACCTCAGGCATCGACACTGCCTGCCAGCTAAGAAGTCCTCGGATGCGCCAGGAAGTCATCTGTTCAGGCTAACTGCCCGGCGAGTGGAACTCAGGCGTCAGGGTTGGGGCCACCACGCACGGGACATGCTGGACCCTGACCATCGCTCTCTCCACCCGACTACGAACCCTCCGGACGGCTTACCAAGGTCCCAGAGCCCTGGGCAGGTGCGCTGGGTCCGCAGGATGTCGCCAGCGGCGGGCCGTCACTGCCGGCCGGGGGATTGTGGGCGGAATCTTCCTCGAGGCGAGAAGAGGCCAACGTGGGCTCTAAGCCGTCAACTCCACAGTCCGTGAATTGTCTCTGTTCCAGCGGCGATCGATGTGGGAGGGCGCCTGCGCTGCATGTTTACAATCCGAGTCGCAGCCCGCTCGACGACGCCGCGAGGGCGACGGGGCGACCGGTTGTCGGGGTCCTGGGGTGCCGGGGTGCTGGGGTGCTGGGGTGCTGGGGTGCCTGGGTGCCGGGGCCATGGGGGAGATGCCGGCACGGTGCGCTGGACTCGCCACTATGTTTCACGTGAAACCATTTGGAAGACGGCTGGGCGTAGGCCGAGCCTGCTCAGCAATCTCGGCTACCTCACGAAGCTTGGTGAATTGCTTCTGCAGGAGTGTTTCTGCCCCGGCTTTGGCTGCGGGCGAAGTCCCTCGGATGCTGCAAAGCCGAATTCACTTCACCAGCCGCATCCGCAGCGCAGGTAACTCGCTGGCATCACTCGCCGAGGGCTTTAGACCCTACCACCTTCATGTTTGTTCTCGATGGCGCCGACGCCTAGATCGCGCGCATACCTGTTGATGTTTCACGTGAAACAGCCACCGCGAGGCGCCTTCCCATCCGAACCCGGATGTTGCCGAACCAGACTGAAGGTCGGAAGACTATCTGGCGACGTGTCTCCGGGGGAGACGTCCACCCTGGCGCATCCTCTCAGTCACCGTGCCAGCCACAGGCTGAGGCCAACAGCTGCACGGGTGCGTACGCTGCGCACCAGATCTCTGGAATAGGACGGGGCAAGAGCATTCGAACACGGTGTTTCCGCCGCCCTGCAGGATGACCACCGCACCCGACTGATTGGAAATTGCGCGAACCGACGCATTCTTTACTGCCTCGGAGCAACGGAACCCATTGCATGCCCAGTATCAAGAGTCGCATCGGAATGTCCAGCGATCCGTCGAGTCCTCCACTCCTGCCTGATCTCCGTCTCGAGAGTTCGCAGCCCCGCCATCTGCATCGCCCTCAGGCCCACCTCCAGTGCGTCAGCAAACCCGAAGCCACAGAAGTCCACCACTGCCGTGGGAACACAAGCAGAGACGACAGTCGTTGGAAGAGACCAGTCTCTAGGGGAATCCAGGCAGCAGACAGTGCAAAACTCGCGTCCCCACAACGGAACTATCCCATCGGGACCAGCGTGTTCCGCCATGCGAACCACGGGCTCGATCCCGGGGGCGCGTCACAACCACGATGGCCACGCCAGTATCAGCTCCGGAGTGCAAAGATGGCGTCGATTCAGACGAAAGAAGGGCCTGTTTCACGTGAAACAGGCCCTTCTTTGAACGGAGAACGCTAGTTTTCAGATCCTGGCGCAAGAACTTCCATGATGCGGTTCAGGTCTTCAACACTGGCGAATTCAATGCTGACACGCCCCTTGCGGACACCCAGGGAAATCTTGACGTTGGTGTCCAAGCGGTCGGACAGCGAGGATGCCAGATAGTCCAGGCGCTCATGGCGGGCTCCCGGACGAGGGATATTGTTCTTTGCAGGCTTCGCAGGATCCTGGTAGAGAGTGACGGCCTCTTCGGTTGCCCGAACAGACATGCCTTCAGCCACGATCTTCTGGGCGAGGCGTTCCATGGCTGCTGCATCCGGCAGGGCGAGCAGCGCGCGCGCGTGGCCAGCGGAAATAACGCTGGCCGCCACACGACGCTGAACCAGGGGTGGAAGTTTGAGGAGACGCAGCGTGTTCGAAACCTGGGGACGTGACCGGCCAATGCGGTCCGCAAGCTGCTCGTGAGTGGTTCCGAAGTCTTCAAGCAGCTGCTGGTAGGCCGCAGCCTCTTCGAGCGGGTTCAACTGGCTGCGGTGCAGGTTCTCCAGCAGTGCATCCCTGAGGAGGTCATCATCAGTGGTGTCCCGGACAATGGCTGGGATGGTCGCCATCCCGGCCGCCTGTACTGCCCTCCAGCGACGCTCACCCATCACCAGCTCGTACGGTTCTCCACCTTCTTCGGTTGAGGTACGAACCACAATTGGCTGGAGGACGCCGATTTCGCGCACGGAGTGGATTAGCTCCGCCATGTCATCGTCATCGAAGACTGAGCGGGGCTGTTTGCGGTTCGGATGGATGTCGGTGACCGGAATCTCGGCAAACCGCACGCCGGGGACTTCCACGAGGTCAACACCGTTATCCGGCGTACTGCTCTGGGACTCAGACACCTCGGACACAGACTCGCCAGTCGCGCCTTCAACTGGCGTGGGCGAACCATCCACCGTTGATGTAGTTGCACCGCCCTTTGCAGGAGCTTTCGCGGGAGCCTTGGCGGGAGCATTTGCGGCCGGCAGCTTCTCTGCTGCCTTGGCCGACGGATTCGCGGGGGAGGCCGTTCTCGGCGCGGCTGCCTTCTTGGTTACCGATGCGTCGTTGGCCTGGGTCGGCGCGATCGACTCGGAAACAACCGACTCCGAAGATGCAGCATCTGAAGCTGCCCCACCATTCCCTGAAGCGTCGTCAGGGGACCCGACTTTCTTACGGCCTTCGGGGAAGAAGAGATCCACGGGCCGCGACGCAGCGCCGCCGTTGCCCGACGCACTACCGGCGGAACTTGGAATGAGTGCGCCAAGACCGCGGCCTAGGCCACGTCGCTTTTCGCTCATGGATAAATCCCTCCGATGGAAGAGTCAGATCTTGCCGGACTCCGGTTGTTGCAGTTCTTGAAGATTCTAGCGTTCAGCGATTTCGGCTGCAGCTTCCAGGTAAGACAGGGCTCCACTGGAGGAAGGATCGTACGTCATGACGGTTTGCTGGTAGCTCGGAGCTTCTGAAATCCGCACGGAGCGGGGGACTACAGCACCAAGGACCTGCTCGGGGAAGTGGAGGCGAACTTCCGCTGCCACCTGGGCTGCAAGATTGGTCCGTCCGTCATACATCGTGAGGAGAATAGTGGAGACCACCAGATCCGCATTCAGGTGCTTCTGGATCATCTCAATGTTCTTGAGGAGCTGACTGAGGCCTTCCAGTGCGTAGTACTCACACTGGATGGGGATAAGGACCTCACCGGCAGCACAGAAGGCATTAACCGTAAGCAACCCGAGGCTGGGCGGGCAGTCAATGAAGATGTAGTCGAGGCGTTTTTCGCCGTTCTTTGCCCGGGTCTTGGCATAGACATCGATCGCCCGGCGGAGCCGCTGTTCACGGGCCACAAGCGAAACAAGCTCAATCTCCGCTCCGGCCAGGTGAATGGTGGCAGGAGCACAAATCAGGTTGCTGATGTCCGGGCAGGGTGCCACGACGTCAGCAAGAGGGAAATCGTTGATGAGGACGTCGTAGATGCTGTCCACATCGGCATGGTGCTCGACGCCGAGGGCGGTGGAGGCGTTGCCCTGGGGATCGATGTCAATGACCAGGACGTTCAGGCCGGCTGCGGCCAGGGCAGCAGCGATGTTCACGGTGGTGGTGGTCTTGCCCACGCCGCCTTTTTGGTTGGACACCGTGAAGATACGGGTCTTCTCCGGCTTGGGAAGTTTCCGGCCAACCAGCCGTTCGCGGCGCCTGGTCTCGTGCGCGAGTTCCCGGGCGATAGGACTGGAATCGTCCATGGTGTCCATGACGTTGATCCTGCCTCCCGTTGTTGTTTCACGTGAAACAGAGGCAAGGATTGCCATTTCAGCAACCGGATTAGGGTGACTTTCCCCTCGTCCGGGCACGGAACCCATACCCATGCCAGCAACTGATCGTGCTGACCCCAAAGACACGAACGGGGGTATCCGTTGTGTGGAGGCTTCGCTACTGGTCACTGGGACACACTCACTCTCGTTCGGCTTTTGCTGCCGTTGTCTAGCCTAACCGCTTCGCCCTGCAGACCAAGGCTACCGGGCCAGGACTAGGAGATCTTTCGGGACTTGTTAACGACGATCCGTACCACCGTGGTGGGTTCCTCCAGGAGGTTTTCACCGACAGTCACTACAGAGGTCTGGACGCCACCGAGTTTCCGGATGACCTTCGCTGCTTTTTCGATTTCCTCGCCTGCGCTGCGTCCCTTAATGGCCACAACCTCGCCCTTGCCGGCGAGCAAGGGGATGGTCAGGCCGGCGAGGTTGCTCAGCGCGGAAACAGCCCGGGCAGTCACAACATCAGCGTCCACCATGCCAACCGCAAGCTCCGCCCGGGTCCGCATCACCGTGACATTTGTCAGGCCGAGATCGTCCACCACTTCCTGGAGCCAGATCACCCGGCGTTCCAGCGGCTCGATCAGTGTCAGCTGGAGGTCCGGACGCGCGATGGCGAGGCAAAGTCCGGGAAGTCCGGCTCCGCTTCCGACGTCGGCAACATGGCTGCCGTGCGCGATCTCGCTTTCGATAACGGCACAGTTAAGGACGTGCCGGCTCCACAACCGTGGGATCTCACGCGGCCCGATCAGCCCGCGTTCGGTTCCCGACGTGGCCAGGTGCTCCACGTAGCGTTTGGCCAGGTCCAGGCGGTCACCGAAAATCTTCTCGGCCGCCAGCAATTCTGCTGCCGTGATGTCAACCATGATTAGCGGTTCAGCATTCTCTAGTCTGCGGATACTACGATGTGGCGCCCGGCGCCTTCGCCCTCGGACTCGCTGACGAGTCCCAGGTCAGCCACGGCGTCATGAACGATTTTGCGTTCGTACGCACTCATCGGCTCCAGTGCCACGGCTTTGCCGGACTCCTTGACCGAAGCTGCTGCATCCTCCGCAATCTTCTGGAGGTGGCCGGCGCGCTGCTCACGGTAGCCGTTGATGTCCAGCACCAGGCGAGAGCGGTTCTCCGTCGCGGAGAGGACAGCGAGCCGGGTCAGTTCCTGAAGGGCTTCCAGGACTTCGCCGTCTTCGCCGACGAGGCTGTCGAGGCTATCGGTTTCTTCCTCGGCAACGATGGAAATGTAAGTGCGGCCGTTCCGGACTTCGATGTCGATGTCACCGTCGATGTCCGCGATATCCAGGAGCTCCTCGAGGTAATCGGCAGCAACGTCTCCTTCCTCTTCGAGGCGGCTGGCAGCGGATCCCTTGGGGGAAGCATCGGCGTCAGTCGCTGATTCGTCCTGATCGTCAATGATCTCGTCGGAAAGGGCGTGTTCGGTGCTCTCGGCTGACATTACTTCTTCTTCCTGTTCTTACGCTGGGGCTGGACGCGCTGTCCCTTTTGCTCGATGATCGCAGCTGCGGCAGCTGCCTCCGCTTCGGCGTCGGCCTTCTTCCCGCCCAGAATGGGCAGGGCCGGCAGGCCCTTGGCCGCACGGCGTTCGGCGAGTGCCTTGGCGGCGGGGGATCCCGGCGTCGGCATGCGGCGGATGACGAAGAACTGCTGCGCCATGGTCCAGAGGTTGGTGGTGGTCCAGTAGATGAGGACACCGATGGGGAAGTTGATGCCACCCACACCGAACACGACGGGCAGGATGTAGAGCATCATCTTCTGCTGGCGCATGAACGGGCTGGCCATGGCCTCTTCAGACATGTTCTTGGCCATGATCTGCTTCTGCGTGATGAACTGCGACGCTGTCATGGCCAGGATCATCACGATCGACAGGATCCACACGGCGGTCTGGTTGCCGGCGCCGCCATGCAACAGGGAAGCGGAAAGCGTAGCCCCGAAGATGCTGGAATCGTCGAACTGCACCACTTGCTCGTGGCTCATGGCACCGATGCCGGCGCCCTTGGTTCGGGCCGCTGTGATGCCGGACAGAACCTGGAAGAGCGCGAAGAAGAACGGCATCTGGATCAGCATCGGCAAGCAGGCAGAGAACGGGTTGGTTCCGTGCTTCTTGTACATGGCCATCTGTTCCTGCGCCATTGCCTGGCGGGAGAGCTGGTCGGTCTTGCCTTTGTACTTGTCCTGGAGTTTCTTCAGGTCCGGCTGCAGCAGCTGCATGCCACGCTGCGCCTTGATCTGCTTGACGAATACGGGGATCAGGGCGGCACGGATCACCAGCACCAGCCCGATGATGGACAGCGTCCACGTCCAGCCCGAAGCCTCAGGCAGCCCGATGCTGCTCAGGCCCTCGTGGAAGCCCACCATGATGATGGAAACCAGCCACTTGAACGGAAACATGATTGTTTCAAAGAAGTCCATACGATATCCCTATTCGTCAGGCCGCAAGGCGGCCTTCTCCATCAGTCTGAGCAGCCAGGTACTTGTCCGGGTTGTTCAGCACAACAATTGTGGGGGTCCGGTGATCGGGCCAGTGGCGGTGGCCGGCGGGGACATGGTCCACACCGCCGGCATTCCACGGATGGCAGCGCACAAGGCGACGGGCCGCAAGCCAGCTGCCCTTCACCGCCCCGTGGACAGTGATCGCCTCAAGGGCGTACGCGGAGCAGGAAGGAAAGAAACGGCAGACCTGGCCATACAAGGGAGAAATCACCTTGCGGTAGGCCATCAGCAGCAGAATAAGAATGTTTCTGGGCAGGTTCCAGAGGAAGGTGCCCACGGTGGCAGCAACAGGATGAAGGTAGTGGACGACGGCGGCAGTTACCTTACGCACGCTGTGTCCCTTCCTGTGTTGTACCGGTTGAACCGTTTACAGCAGCCCGCGGAAGGCGGCTGCCCAACCGGCTCATGGTTGATTCCAGTGCGGCGTTGTAGTCCGCCAGCAGTTGATCCCAGCTGGCGGCAGCGGACGCAGGCAGCGCCCGGACCACTATGGCGAACCCGGTACCGTACTCGCGCAGCGAGGCAGCACCGGCTTCTCTCAGTCTCCTCTTAACGAGGTTCCTGACCACAGCGTTCCCGACACCTTTGGAAACGATGAACCCGATCCGGCTGGGTTCGTCGGCAGCAATAGCTGCCGCATATAACACTACGTTCCGGCGTCCATTGCGGACACCGGAACGTACAGTTGTTGAAAAATCGGTTGCAGTCCTCAAACGGTTACGGGTGGCCAGCACCTTAAACTCGCAAAGAAAAGTTAAACCGACGAGTCAGTTATCTAGGCCGACAGTTCGGTGCGGCCCTTGCCACGACGGGCTGCCAGGATGGCACGGCCGGCACGGGTACGCATACGAAGGCGGAAGCCGTGCTTCTTGGCTCGACGGCGGTTATTCGGCTGAAAAGTCCGCTTGCTCACGTTAGTTACTCCAGTGGATCAAAGGTGCGCCCACCCGATCAGTAAAAGGGGAAGAACTGGCCGACGCTAAGTTTTGTATATGCACGCTTCCCCCGGCTGCTCCAACGCGGTGCGTCAGAGAGATTCAGAAGGGGCCAAAAAGCGTACACAAAGGACTTCACAACGTTAGGGCAAAATGCCTGCCAGAGTCAAACCGGGGTACCCCTGCGTCCCTGTCCCCGGCTGTGGTTAACCTGGCCCCACAGCCTGTGGATGAAGTGGCTCACAAGGCCTGTTTTCGAACCACAACGGTGTAATTATCCACAAGCTACTTCCCAGCTATCTTCTGGCCTTTTGTTCCCCTAGAGTGGCTCAGTAGCCGATTATCCACGGACTGTGCATAACCCTGTGGATGAAGCTGAACCAGCATCCTGGTTCGGGACTTGGGGCTGCACGTAATGCAGGCACGCAAGTTTTGAGGAACTGATTGATGACAGTAGACGAAGCCAACCACGCCAATACTGTCGGAAGTTCCTGGCGTCGGGTTGTGAGCCTGCTCGAGCAGGACGACCGCGTATCTCCACGGCAGCGGGGCTTTGTCATCCTGGCCCAGGCCCAGGGCCTGATCGGATCCACCCTCCTGGTGGCCGTTCCCAACGAACTGACCCGTGAAGTCCTTCAGACCCAGGTCAAGGACGCCCTGGATGACGCCCTGCATAACGTTTTCTCCGAGGACATCCGCTGCGCGATCGACGTGGACACCGATCTGGTGCCGCTCCACACGGAGCCGGAACCCGTCGTCGAACCTTCCTACTCGCCGGACCAGCTGATCGAACAGAAGCCGCAGCCGATGCTGCCGAGCACTTCCCACGAGTTCGGCCGGCTGAACCCCAAGTACGTCTTCGATACCTTTGTGATCGGTTCGTCCAACCGCTTTGCCCATGCAGCTGCCGTGGCCGTGGCCGAAGCGCCCGCCAAGGCCTACAACCCGCTGTTCATCTACGGTGATTCCGGGCTGGGCAAGACCCACCTCCTGCACGCGATCGGCCACTATGCCCGCCGCCTGTACAGCGGAATCCGGGTCCGGTACGTGAACTCCGAAGAGTTCACCAACGACTTCATCAACTCCATCCGCGATGACGAGGGCGCCAGCTTCAAGACCACGTACCGCAACGTGGACGTGCTGCTGATCGATGACATCCAGTTCCTGGCCGGCAAGGACCGGACGCTGGAGGAGTTCTTCCACACGTTCAACTCCCTGCACAACAACAACAAGCAGGTGGTCATCACCTCGGATCTGCCGCCCAAGCAGCTGGCAGGTTTCGAGGACCGGATGAAGTCCCGCTTCGAGTGGGGCCTCCTCACCGACATCCAGCCGCCCGAGCTCGAAACCCGCATCGCAATCCTGCGGAAGAAGGCCCTCAGCGAAGGCCTCTCCGCCCCGGACGATGCCCTGGAATACATCGCTTCCAAGATCTCCAGTAACATCCGCGAACTCGAAGGCGCACTGATCCGGGTGACGGCATTCGCCAGCCTGAACCGCCAGCCGGTCGATGTTGCGTTGGCTGAGATGGTCCTGAAGGACCTCATCACGGACGACGGCGCCCAGGAAATCACGTCGAGCCAGATCCTGATCCAGACGGCGGAGTACTTCAAGCTCACCATGGAGGAACTCTGCAGCAAGTCCCGGACCCGCACGCTGGTGACCGCCCGGCAGATCGCCATGTACCTCTGCCGCGAGCTCACGGATATGTCCCTGCCGAAGATCGGCCAGGAACTCGGCGGCCGCGACCACACCACGGTGATCCACGCGGACCGCAAAATCCGTGAGCTGATGGCTGAGCGTCGTGTGATCTACAACCAGGTCACCGAACTCACCAACAGGATCAAGCAGCAGCAGCGCAACTCCTGAGCCGTCGCCTCTATACCTTATTAACAGGTGCGTGTGGATAACCCTGTGGATACTTAAGGGGACAACCGAGCTTAATGGGCTTAAAACCCTTAAGCCGCCTGTGGATCAGCGAAAACCCAAAAATTGTTATCCCCATCCACAGCCTGTTTAAAACCTGCGTCACCCACAATCCATGAACAGGGCTTAACCGCTGGATCCTGCGGCCGGATCGAGTTATCCACAGTATCCACAGCAGTTATTAACACTACTAATCCCAAGAAATTGATTTCCCTCAAATAACAATCTCGATCCGCACCCCGAACCGGCCCAGGCCCAAGGGCCTCCGGACCCCAGGCGTCCTGACCGGGGATGGGTTAATCAGCCGTCTTCCGGCTAAGCTGTCAGCAGCGCTCCCATCCTCGGGTTTCTTTGTGGTTCAGCACTCGATGAACCATGCAGGTTCCGTTGTTGGGGCGCCACTACTTTTGGGCTCCCTGTGGGAGTTTCCGGTTCAGACAAGGCAGCAGCAATGAAAGGCGGCACCCTTCCGTGAAGTTCAGAGTCGAACGGGACGTCCTGGCAGAAGCCGTCACCTGGACAGCCCGGTCGTTGTCTCCGCGGCCGCCGGTTCCAGTACTGTCGGGCCTGCTGCTGAAGGCTGAGGCCGGTACGGTCAGCCTCTCAAGCTTTGACTACGAGACCTCCGCACGGCTGGACATCCCCGCGGACATCACCACTGAGGGAACCATCCTCGTTTCCGGACGCCTCCTCGCAGACATTTGTCGCAGCCTTCCTTCCGCTCCGGTGGTCGTGGAGACCGATGGCAACAAGGTGACGCTGACCTGCCGCCGCAGCAGCTTCCACCTGGCCACCATGCCCGAGGCCGAATACCCGCCGCTGCCTGCGTTGCCCGCCATCAGCGGCACCGTCCCGGGTGACGCATTCGCCCAGGCTGTGTCCCAGGTGATCATTGCGGCCAGTAAGGATGACACGCTCCCCATCCTGACCGGCGTCCGGATGGAGATCGAGGACGACCTCATC
Proteins encoded in this window:
- a CDS encoding ParB/RepB/Spo0J family partition protein produces the protein MSEKRRGLGRGLGALIPSSAGSASGNGGAASRPVDLFFPEGRKKVGSPDDASGNGGAASDAASSESVVSESIAPTQANDASVTKKAAAPRTASPANPSAKAAEKLPAANAPAKAPAKAPAKGGATTSTVDGSPTPVEGATGESVSEVSESQSSTPDNGVDLVEVPGVRFAEIPVTDIHPNRKQPRSVFDDDDMAELIHSVREIGVLQPIVVRTSTEEGGEPYELVMGERRWRAVQAAGMATIPAIVRDTTDDDLLRDALLENLHRSQLNPLEEAAAYQQLLEDFGTTHEQLADRIGRSRPQVSNTLRLLKLPPLVQRRVAASVISAGHARALLALPDAAAMERLAQKIVAEGMSVRATEEAVTLYQDPAKPAKNNIPRPGARHERLDYLASSLSDRLDTNVKISLGVRKGRVSIEFASVEDLNRIMEVLAPGSEN
- a CDS encoding ParA family protein, with protein sequence MTSSEASTQRIPPFVSLGSARSVAGMGMGSVPGRGESHPNPVAEMAILASVSRETTTGGRINVMDTMDDSSPIARELAHETRRRERLVGRKLPKPEKTRIFTVSNQKGGVGKTTTTVNIAAALAAAGLNVLVIDIDPQGNASTALGVEHHADVDSIYDVLINDFPLADVVAPCPDISNLICAPATIHLAGAEIELVSLVAREQRLRRAIDVYAKTRAKNGEKRLDYIFIDCPPSLGLLTVNAFCAAGEVLIPIQCEYYALEGLSQLLKNIEMIQKHLNADLVVSTILLTMYDGRTNLAAQVAAEVRLHFPEQVLGAVVPRSVRISEAPSYQQTVMTYDPSSSGALSYLEAAAEIAER
- the rsmG gene encoding 16S rRNA (guanine(527)-N(7))-methyltransferase RsmG — translated: MVDITAAELLAAEKIFGDRLDLAKRYVEHLATSGTERGLIGPREIPRLWSRHVLNCAVIESEIAHGSHVADVGSGAGLPGLCLAIARPDLQLTLIEPLERRVIWLQEVVDDLGLTNVTVMRTRAELAVGMVDADVVTARAVSALSNLAGLTIPLLAGKGEVVAIKGRSAGEEIEKAAKVIRKLGGVQTSVVTVGENLLEEPTTVVRIVVNKSRKIS
- a CDS encoding R3H domain-containing nucleic acid-binding protein produces the protein MSAESTEHALSDEIIDDQDESATDADASPKGSAASRLEEEGDVAADYLEELLDIADIDGDIDIEVRNGRTYISIVAEEETDSLDSLVGEDGEVLEALQELTRLAVLSATENRSRLVLDINGYREQRAGHLQKIAEDAAASVKESGKAVALEPMSAYERKIVHDAVADLGLVSESEGEGAGRHIVVSAD
- the yidC gene encoding membrane protein insertase YidC; amino-acid sequence: MDFFETIMFPFKWLVSIIMVGFHEGLSSIGLPEASGWTWTLSIIGLVLVIRAALIPVFVKQIKAQRGMQLLQPDLKKLQDKYKGKTDQLSRQAMAQEQMAMYKKHGTNPFSACLPMLIQMPFFFALFQVLSGITAARTKGAGIGAMSHEQVVQFDDSSIFGATLSASLLHGGAGNQTAVWILSIVMILAMTASQFITQKQIMAKNMSEEAMASPFMRQQKMMLYILPVVFGVGGINFPIGVLIYWTTTNLWTMAQQFFVIRRMPTPGSPAAKALAERRAAKGLPALPILGGKKADAEAEAAAAAAIIEQKGQRVQPQRKNRKKK
- the yidD gene encoding membrane protein insertion efficiency factor YidD; this translates as MRKVTAAVVHYLHPVAATVGTFLWNLPRNILILLLMAYRKVISPLYGQVCRFFPSCSAYALEAITVHGAVKGSWLAARRLVRCHPWNAGGVDHVPAGHRHWPDHRTPTIVVLNNPDKYLAAQTDGEGRLAA
- the rnpA gene encoding ribonuclease P protein component, producing the protein MLATRNRLRTATDFSTTVRSGVRNGRRNVVLYAAAIAADEPSRIGFIVSKGVGNAVVRNLVKRRLREAGAASLREYGTGFAIVVRALPASAAASWDQLLADYNAALESTMSRLGSRLPRAAVNGSTGTTQEGTQRA
- the rpmH gene encoding 50S ribosomal protein L34; its protein translation is MSKRTFQPNNRRRAKKHGFRLRMRTRAGRAILAARRGKGRTELSA
- the dnaA gene encoding chromosomal replication initiator protein DnaA, producing MTVDEANHANTVGSSWRRVVSLLEQDDRVSPRQRGFVILAQAQGLIGSTLLVAVPNELTREVLQTQVKDALDDALHNVFSEDIRCAIDVDTDLVPLHTEPEPVVEPSYSPDQLIEQKPQPMLPSTSHEFGRLNPKYVFDTFVIGSSNRFAHAAAVAVAEAPAKAYNPLFIYGDSGLGKTHLLHAIGHYARRLYSGIRVRYVNSEEFTNDFINSIRDDEGASFKTTYRNVDVLLIDDIQFLAGKDRTLEEFFHTFNSLHNNNKQVVITSDLPPKQLAGFEDRMKSRFEWGLLTDIQPPELETRIAILRKKALSEGLSAPDDALEYIASKISSNIRELEGALIRVTAFASLNRQPVDVALAEMVLKDLITDDGAQEITSSQILIQTAEYFKLTMEELCSKSRTRTLVTARQIAMYLCRELTDMSLPKIGQELGGRDHTTVIHADRKIRELMAERRVIYNQVTELTNRIKQQQRNS